In Anopheles stephensi strain Indian unplaced genomic scaffold, UCI_ANSTEP_V1.0 ucontig9, whole genome shotgun sequence, a single window of DNA contains:
- the LOC118517263 gene encoding trypsin 3A1-like, with protein sequence MSLKSLQLTALLAALLVPFAATDDPPANVTDSADDDSNMIVGGAKVNIEEVPYQVALFRGDSLNCGGTIIGPRWILSSYHCVQDLDPANHAVVVGTDKPWQGARIPVKNIVVPSELFDGALYDVAMLQLAQSLHYDETVQCLRLLRSPDALVPGKPATISGFGATRENNLDSPLKAATVSLLAVDKCAKAYPDLMQEQMICAGFEKGGVDSCQGDSGGPLVVDGKLAGIVFFGRGCARPNSPGVYMSVPFFYDWIMNVARSQKLRDDRKICGEFTENYA encoded by the coding sequence ATGTCGCTAAAATCTCTACAACTTACCGCGCTGCTAGCTGCGCTACTCGTCCCGTTCGCCGCGACCGACGATCCGCCGGCGAACGTCACGGACAGTGCCGACGATGACTCCAACATGATCGTGGGCGGTGCTAAGGTGAACATCGAGGAGGTCCCATATCAGGTGGCGCTGTTTCGCGGAGATAGTTTAAACTGCGGTGGAACCATCATAGGACCACGGTGGATCCTCTCGTCCTACCACTGCGTGCAGGATCTCGATCCAGCCAACCACGCCGTGGTGGTCGGTACCGACAAACCGTGGCAGGGCGCAAGGATTCCGGTGAAAAACATCGTCGTACCGTCGGAGCTGTTCGATGGTGCTCTGTACGATGTAGCGATGCTGCAGCTGGCCCAAAGTTTGCACTACGACGAAACGGTGCAGTGTCTTAGGCTGCTACGGTCGCCGGATGCACTTGTGCCGGGGAAGCCGGCCACCATATCGGGATTTGGTGCAACGCGTGAAAACAATCTTGATTCGCCGTTGAAGGCGGCCACCGTTAGCTTGCTGGCGGTGGACAAGTGCGCCAAAGCTTACCCGGACCTAATGCAGGAGCAGATGATCTGTGCCGGGTTCGAGAAGGGCGGGGTGGACAGTTGCCAGGGTGATTCGGGTGGACCGCTCGTGGTGGATGGGAAGCTGGCAGGGATCGTTTTCTTCGGACGTGGCTGTGCCAGGCCGAACTCACCCGGGGTGTATATGTCTGTGCCGTTTTTCTACGATTGGATCATGAACGTTGCGCGCAGTCAGAAACTCCGGGACGATAGGAAGATTTGTGGAGAGTTCACCGAAAATTATGCTTAG